The DNA sequence AACAGAGATCCATGATCTCTGACTCGGGGATTGCAGGGGAGGTGGAGGAATACGAACAATGGGCGGAGAGAAGGGCGATGAACTGGATTGACCGGTCACGAGGAGTTTTCAGTGGAAACTAAGCTCAAAAGAAGCGATTCTCTATCTTACACAACCTGCCAGTATGTCTCAGCCCAAATTGCGCTGGCTTTCATAGTCTTGAAACTGCCTTGGTGGTAGCCAACAAAGAGCGAACCGTCTTCACGGACTTTATAGACGAGCGCTTCAACACCTTCTGTTTCTTCAGATAGTTTGAGAATAATCCAGTCGCCGCGATTGATATCGGGTCTTTCCATCACCATAACCTTTTGTTTATTCATGTTTCAAAAAAAAGCCCCTGCAGACAAGGGCATTATAAAATTGGCGGAGGGACAGGGATTCGAACCCTGGGTAGGCTATTAACCTACGCCGGTTTTCAAGACCGGTGCTTTCAACCGCTCAGCCATCCCTCCTGTGATTGTTCTTGTGGCTTGGTGCCCGGGAAGCAACAAAGTCAACTTGACCCAAGCCACAAAATAGCGGCAGATTATACAGCGGATTCAACCGCAGACAAGGCCAAACTGCACTCGTCGACAGCTATTCCACCACTTTTAAACGGTTTCAGTTTTCGATGCCCCCACTGCTTTTTCAATGGCTGTCGTTTCTGAGGATCCGGTTTCCTTGTCCCTGTTTTGTGATCGGGGATCATTGATTGCCCGTGGAATATTAACCGGGCTAACAGTAACGGGAGAAGGTTGTGATGTGTCCAGTGGCTGTGGAAGTGGCTTGTTACGTGAGTCAGTAGCTATGTCTATTTTTACTACGGGTCGAGGTGCAACTCTCGGGTCATTGCTGGCCCGAGCAGGTTGCTTCTGAGCATTGTCAATGAGCTCAGGTGCAGATTCATCCGTAAGTTCAGGTGCAGATTCCTCCGTGGTTTCAGAAACAGCCTCATCTACGGTGTCAGGAATAACAGCATCGTGCAAGGGGGTGAGGGGTTCTTCACTGGTGGCGGCTCCCATGTCGGCAGCAGAGGAGGATGGCTCTGCTTTTGCAAGGGGCTCGTTGACATCGGGGGCTTCGGTATTTTTTCTGGACTGTTCTGCCTCCCCGTCTTTCTCTTCCTCTGTGTTTGTCTCAGCAGGCTGACCAGGTTTGTCGATTGCTCCAATGTCCGTTGTCTCATCTGCCTGTTCGTCGACCTCAGTGGTGACTTCTGACGTGGGCATTTCAGCATTTTCGTGATTTGCAGTGTTGTCAGAATCCACTGATAGATTTAATGGCCCCTGGTTGTTAGCTTCTGCCTGATCCGACACCATTGTTGTGTCATTAGCAACCGTTGGCTCGGCCAAATCTTTATCTGACTGCCTAGATGGTTTGTCAGTATCGCTGGACAAAGGGCTTTTTTCCGTGTGAGTCGCGGTTTTTGTCAGGTCGGTTAATGGTTCCGCCTGCAGTGTTTCACCGACCGGAGCCTCAACAGCTGCGAGTAGTTCCGCTGGAACTTCCTGGCGTTGACGACGTTGGCGAGGAGCGCGTCGTTTGTCGCCCTCCCGGCGGGGTGGTCGGGTGCTGTTTGTGTTTGTGGTCTCCTCTTCCCGATCAGTCTTTACGGTATCCACCTCAGGTTGTTTTTCCTGCTGAGGTTTGCGGTTCTGCCGGGGCTGACGGGTTTTCCTTTCACCGTTCTCGGGCGTATTGGCGCTATCGCGCTGATCGGTCTTTTGGCCGCCTGGTTTGTTGCGATTGCGGTTGTTGCGGCGAGCATCAGGGCGACGGTTGCGTCCTTGAGAGCGGCCATCGTTTTTGTCGCGTTCTTTTGAACCTGGCTGTTTGTCGTGTTCAACTGGCTTTTCAGTTTTACCGAAGAGGAGGGTGGCCAGACGGCGCAAGAGTCCGGGCTTGCCAGTTTTTTCGACAATTTTTGTGATTTTTTCTAGAGGTACAGGCGCCGGTTGAGAGGGCGTTGGCGTTTTGACCGCCGGTTGTAAAGCCGGGGGGACGGGTTGGACATGGTCATTCTCCGGAGCGGCAAAATCCTCGGATAATGTATTGGTAAGACGATAGCTATACTCGCTGGCAAGACCGTCTTGTTCCCGAATACGTTGCACTTCGAAGTGTGGTGTTTCAAGGTTCTCGTTGGGAAGGATAATGATTTTCGAGCCGT is a window from the Porticoccus hydrocarbonoclasticus MCTG13d genome containing:
- the rne gene encoding ribonuclease E → MKRMLINASQPEELRVALVDGQRLYDLDLENRTREQRKANIYKGRITRVEPSLEAAFVDYGAERHGFLPLKEISREYFSRKSSDADGRIKIQDVIKEGTEVVIQVEKEERGNKGAALTTFISLAGRYMVLMPNNPRAGGISRRIEGEERSELKSAMRDLQIPSGVGVIVRTAGIGRSAEELQWDLDYLLQLWETIQVEASNCKAPHFLFQESNVIIRAVRDYLRQDIGEVIVDNREAYELASAFIKQVMPNFQSRVKYYEDPLPLFNRYQIENQIETAFEREVKLPSGGSIVIDITEALVSIDINSSRATRGSDIEETALRTNLEAADEITRQLRLRDIGGLVVIDFIDMGSTKNQRDVENRMRDALELDRARVQVGKISRFGLLEMSRQRLRPSLEETTSKVCPRCLGQGTIRGTRSLALSILRLVEEEAQKEFSAEIRAITPVSVATFLLNEKRKEIFEIEKRHGSKIIILPNENLETPHFEVQRIREQDGLASEYSYRLTNTLSEDFAAPENDHVQPVPPALQPAVKTPTPSQPAPVPLEKITKIVEKTGKPGLLRRLATLLFGKTEKPVEHDKQPGSKERDKNDGRSQGRNRRPDARRNNRNRNKPGGQKTDQRDSANTPENGERKTRQPRQNRKPQQEKQPEVDTVKTDREEETTNTNSTRPPRREGDKRRAPRQRRQRQEVPAELLAAVEAPVGETLQAEPLTDLTKTATHTEKSPLSSDTDKPSRQSDKDLAEPTVANDTTMVSDQAEANNQGPLNLSVDSDNTANHENAEMPTSEVTTEVDEQADETTDIGAIDKPGQPAETNTEEEKDGEAEQSRKNTEAPDVNEPLAKAEPSSSAADMGAATSEEPLTPLHDAVIPDTVDEAVSETTEESAPELTDESAPELIDNAQKQPARASNDPRVAPRPVVKIDIATDSRNKPLPQPLDTSQPSPVTVSPVNIPRAINDPRSQNRDKETGSSETTAIEKAVGASKTETV